In Mangrovivirga cuniculi, the following proteins share a genomic window:
- the miaE gene encoding tRNA-(ms[2]io[6]A)-hydroxylase — protein sequence MNDNIDKSVLGLHLPTDPRWADIAGMNIEDILIDHAYCEQKAASSCISLIVTYPDKEELVEMLTPVVTEEWSHFEMVIEQLKKRGMKLGKMRKDEYVAALAKKIRKGGSREDQLVEKLLMNALIEARSCERFKMLHKNIEDKELSEFYYQLMISEAGHYRNFLELAKKYKPEEMVLKRWQELLNEEAEIIKNLEIRSDRMH from the coding sequence ATGAATGACAATATAGATAAAAGTGTATTAGGGCTTCATTTACCAACAGATCCGAGATGGGCTGATATAGCAGGGATGAATATCGAAGATATTTTAATTGATCATGCGTATTGTGAACAAAAAGCAGCTTCATCTTGTATTAGTTTGATAGTAACGTATCCTGATAAAGAAGAACTGGTTGAAATGCTTACACCGGTGGTGACGGAAGAGTGGTCTCATTTTGAAATGGTGATTGAGCAGTTAAAAAAGAGAGGGATGAAGCTTGGGAAAATGAGGAAGGATGAATATGTTGCTGCCCTTGCCAAGAAAATAAGGAAAGGAGGAAGCAGGGAGGATCAGCTCGTAGAGAAACTACTAATGAATGCATTAATAGAAGCACGTAGTTGTGAAAGATTTAAAATGCTTCATAAAAACATTGAAGATAAGGAACTAAGTGAGTTTTATTACCAGCTAATGATCTCTGAAGCCGGCCATTACAGAAATTTTCTCGAATTGGCGAAGAAATATAAACCTGAAGAAATGGTATTAAAAAGGTGGCAGGAATTGCTCAACGAGGAAGCAGAGATCATTAAGAATCTTGAAATAAGATCAGACAGAATGCATTAA